From the genome of Rhodohalobacter sp. 614A, one region includes:
- a CDS encoding PID-CTERM protein-sorting domain-containing protein, whose amino-acid sequence KPSQTPIDGGLALLAAAGGAYAIKKLKQRKA is encoded by the coding sequence AAACCCAGCCAAACCCCCATTGACGGCGGACTCGCCCTGCTGGCCGCCGCCGGCGGTGCCTATGCCATCAAAAAATTGAAGCAAAGAAAAGCCTAA
- a CDS encoding phytanoyl-CoA dioxygenase family protein, with the protein MYLTNTKEDQRAFTVVPGFHKQIDEWMNSFKGEVPLIGVFDSYTSKPLAAEAGDFIIWHHALPHGSLSNTNVNSRIVQYIKLYPMKFAT; encoded by the coding sequence TTGTATTTAACCAATACCAAAGAAGACCAGAGAGCATTTACAGTAGTTCCGGGATTTCACAAACAAATTGATGAGTGGATGAACAGCTTTAAAGGTGAGGTTCCTTTAATCGGTGTTTTTGATTCGTATACCTCCAAACCTTTGGCAGCTGAAGCCGGCGATTTTATTATCTGGCATCATGCTTTACCTCACGGAAGTTTATCGAACACAAATGTCAATTCCCGAATTGTTCAGTACATCAAACTTTATCCCATGAAATTTGCAACTTAA